The Agromyces atrinae genome window below encodes:
- a CDS encoding PAS domain-containing sensor histidine kinase, which translates to MSPSDWLSRVVTFDSNKPGIRQLASVLGILLSLLAILVVPSARISAPFYAWSGVALVLVLGVVAYLVPWDRIASTWVLVIPLGTMLGFGLFRTGTGGATSMFGALIILPVVWIAAEEGRRYIWIAALATNAALLLPYFVGEASWYDGQVIRGYFAPIVYLVVAAVINELAHRARVQLAAMRQLAEERSRRLLESEKSAGVLRRTQERLRASEDFNKSVWAAAIHEAVIVTDLSGGIVAWGPGAAAMLGPVAESTEGTRSLVDFIDRERLLAAHGLTDCPDEQDSETIFTRFVEATERSGGSTSELGLVTVDGVVVPVHISCSPRRSGDGTQVGHIFIAADITQANEVARLKDEFVGMISHELRTPLSSILGYIELVRDDEAPLTDEQLHYLGVAERNAHRLLDLVGDLLFAAQVEAGKFPLELTTVDVGAIVTASAESAVPVAQRSNIAVHVEIDDSDLDVHGDATRLGQAYDNLLSNAIKFTPAGGSVTIRAVREHSEIVVEIVDTGMGIPADEMDKLFTRFFRSTTSTRQAVQGVGLGLNITKAIVAAHRGTLGASSIEGEGTTFEIRLPVASDEPAPEAVAGV; encoded by the coding sequence CACGTTCGACTCGAACAAGCCAGGCATCCGTCAGCTCGCTTCCGTCCTCGGGATCCTGCTGTCGCTCCTCGCGATCCTCGTCGTGCCGTCCGCGCGCATCAGTGCGCCGTTCTACGCGTGGTCGGGTGTCGCGCTCGTGCTCGTGCTCGGTGTCGTGGCCTACCTCGTGCCGTGGGATCGCATCGCGTCGACCTGGGTGCTCGTCATCCCCCTCGGCACGATGCTCGGCTTCGGCCTCTTCCGCACAGGCACGGGCGGTGCGACGTCGATGTTCGGCGCGCTCATCATCCTGCCCGTCGTCTGGATCGCGGCCGAGGAGGGCCGCCGCTACATCTGGATCGCGGCGCTCGCGACGAATGCGGCGCTCCTCCTGCCCTATTTCGTCGGTGAGGCGTCGTGGTACGACGGTCAGGTCATCCGCGGGTACTTCGCACCGATCGTCTATCTCGTCGTGGCCGCCGTCATCAACGAGCTCGCCCACCGGGCGCGCGTGCAGCTCGCCGCGATGCGCCAGCTCGCCGAGGAGCGGTCACGGCGCCTGCTCGAGAGCGAGAAGAGTGCGGGAGTGCTGCGCCGAACGCAAGAGCGGCTGCGGGCGTCAGAGGACTTCAACAAGAGCGTCTGGGCGGCGGCGATCCACGAAGCCGTCATCGTGACCGACCTGAGCGGCGGCATCGTCGCGTGGGGCCCGGGAGCAGCGGCGATGCTCGGGCCCGTCGCCGAGTCGACGGAGGGCACGCGCTCGCTCGTCGACTTCATCGACCGAGAGCGACTGCTCGCGGCGCACGGCCTCACCGATTGTCCTGACGAGCAGGACTCGGAGACGATCTTCACGCGCTTCGTCGAGGCCACCGAGCGATCGGGCGGGTCGACGTCGGAGCTCGGACTCGTCACCGTCGACGGCGTCGTCGTGCCCGTCCACATCTCGTGCTCACCGCGTCGCTCGGGCGACGGCACGCAGGTCGGTCACATCTTCATCGCGGCCGACATCACCCAGGCGAACGAGGTCGCGCGCCTCAAGGACGAGTTCGTCGGCATGATCTCGCACGAGCTGCGCACGCCGCTCAGCTCGATCCTCGGCTACATCGAGCTCGTCCGCGACGATGAGGCCCCGCTCACCGACGAGCAGCTCCACTACCTCGGCGTCGCGGAGCGGAACGCCCACCGCCTGCTCGACCTCGTCGGCGACCTGCTCTTTGCCGCGCAGGTCGAGGCGGGCAAGTTCCCCCTCGAACTGACGACCGTGGATGTCGGCGCGATCGTCACCGCCTCGGCGGAGTCCGCCGTTCCCGTCGCGCAGCGCTCGAACATCGCCGTCCACGTCGAGATCGACGATTCCGATCTCGACGTCCACGGCGATGCGACGCGCCTCGGCCAGGCGTACGACAACCTGCTCTCGAATGCGATCAAGTTCACCCCGGCCGGCGGCTCCGTGACGATCCGCGCGGTACGCGAGCACTCGGAGATCGTCGTCGAGATCGTCGACACCGGCATGGGCATCCCCGCCGACGAGATGGACAAGCTCTTCACGCGTTTCTTCCGGTCGACGACCTCGACGCGTCAGGCCGTGCAGGGCGTCGGTCTCGGCCTCAACATCACGAAGGCCATCGTCGCGGCTCACCGCGGCACGCTCGGAGCCTCGAGCATCGAGGGCG